The Rhizobium leguminosarum DNA segment CATCGGCATCGTCGATCAGGGCGAGCAGCAGATGCTCGAGCGTCGCATATTCGTGGTGCCGCTCATTGGCAAAGGTCAGTGCCTGATGGAGCGCCTTCTCTAAGCTAGGCGAAAATGTTGGCACGTTCAGATCCTCACTTCTTTTCCATGACGCATTGCAGCGGATGCTGGTGCTGCCGGGCGAAGTCCATCACCTGGCTGACCTTCGTTTCCGCTACCTCGTATGTGAATATTCCGCATTCGCCGACGCCGTGGTTGTGGACATGGAGCATGATGCGGGTGGCACTTTCACGATCCTTTTGAAAAAAACGCTCCAGAATATGGATGACGAATTCCATGGGAGTGTAGTCGTCGTTCAAAAGCAGCACGCGGTACAGATTGGGCTTCTTGGTCTTCGGCTTGGTGCGTGTGATGACCGAGGTTCGATTTCCGTTCTCCCCGTTCCTTTCGCCGTCATTCTGCATCCGGATCGGCTTTGCGATCATTGTCATTCATTCCTCAAGCAATCCGGCCTCAAGCAATCCGGCGGAGCATGGGAGGGTGCTTTTCCCGCCGAATATCTGAAACACTAACTTAGTTCATAATAGGCCGATTTTAAGCCCCCTGTCAGTCACTGCAATCAAGAAATGGCCGGCATGCACGGGAAAGACCAAAAAAGTCCCCGGCCGATCCCATGGAGGCGTTGCGGCGAAAGTGGAAACAAAAAGACCGGCTACAAATGCGTAGCCGGTCCTCAATTTTCAATATGTAGCGCAGGTTGCCCCTGCAGAATCAGTTCATGCGGCAGCGGGCGTCGAAATCGGCGCCGGCTTGGTGGTCTTGGCGACGGCAGCGGCGACAGGCGCTTCATAGGGCTTGTAAGCGGATTTGGCCAGATCGGCATACATCTCGCCGAGCTTCGTGGTCTCGGAGACGAAGCCTTCGAAATATGCCTTGACGTAGTTGCTCTGCAGTTCGAAAGCGGCCTCGAAGCTCTTGACGCCAGCCAGGGTTTCAAAATGCGTCACCGCGTCCTGAAAGGACTTCTTCGAATAGTCCGCGGCTTCGGCGGCAATCGCCTGGAAGCCCTTGGTCGTGTCGGAATAGGTTTTCAGCGCCGTATCGACGGCTTCCTTGCTCTTCCTGTTTGCATCGTCAAAGTTGAACATGACCGTCCTCCGTTGGGCTGTGGGATGGCGGCAGGGTAGCTGCAACGCACAATTAGTCAAGTAGTCTTGTGCATCGCAACACCCCTATGAGTTGTGCTACAATAATAAAACAAAGGATGCGCGCCGGGGCACGTACGTCTTTAACTGATTTTGCTAATATATATCAGATCACTACAACCGGAAGCTTTAAAATTATTTTTTGCTCCGCAGCCAGAAAACAAAAAAGGACCGAACGGATCGCGCCATTCGGTCCTTTGAAAGTGTTCGAACACGATCAGAGATCGACGTCGAGGATCGCCATCGAAAAGTTGTAGGAGCGGTCGCCGTCCTCGTCATCGACATAGACGAGGCCCAGAAATTCTTCGCCGAGATAGACCTCCGCAGAATCATCCTTGCGCGGACGCGCCTTGACGACGACCTGCGGGTTGAGCGTGCGTTTGAAATAGGCGTCGAGCTTCTTGATTTCTTCAGGCTTCACTCTGTCATCTCCGTAAACGGTCTTGATTGGCCGCTTCTTGCACAGGAAAAGCAGCGGTGTAAAGGCAAGGTTGCCACATGGCAGTTTCTGTCCCCGCCCGGGTTCCGCCGGTTTTTCCCGATCCTATCTCCGGCAGCCGCTCAGATATCGGCGCCGATCACCTGGTCCATGTTACGCGACGGCTCGGAACAACCGGCTTCGCCGACGACCTTGGCCGGCACGCCGGCGACCGTCTTTTTGGGCGGCACGGCCTTCAGTACGACAGAGCCAGCGGCAACGCGTGAGCAGAAGCCGATCTCGATATTGCCGAGGATCTTTGCGCCAGCGCCGATCATGACGCCGCTGCCGATCTTCGGATGGCGGTCGGCGCCCTCTTTGCCGGTGCCGCCGAGCGTGACGCCGTGCAGGATCGAGACGTTGTCGCCGATAACCGCCGTCTCGCCGACGACGAGGCCGGTGGCGTGATCGAGAAAGATGCCCTTGCCGATACGAGCGGCCGGGTTGATGTCGGTCTGGAAGACGCTGGAGGAGCGGCTCTGCAGATAGAGCGCGAAATCCCGCCGGCCGCGGTTCAGCAGCCAATGCGCGAGACGGTGTGTCTGCAGAGCATGGAAGCCCTTGAAATAGAGCACTGCTTCCATGAAACGCAGGCAAGCGGGATCGCGGTCGTAGATGGCCTGGATATCGACACGCAGGATGGTGCTCCACTCCGGCCAGTCGAGGAGCATTTCCTCGAAGGTCTGGCGAAGCAGAGTCGCCTGTATGTCGGGATGATCGAGACGTTCGCAGATACGGTGAATGACACATTCCTCGAGCGAACGGTGGTTGATCACCGTCGCGTAGAGGAAGGCGGCAAGAACCGGGTCCCGTTCGGCGGCGAGCCGGGCTTCCTCGCGCAGGCTATCCCAGATGGGATCCATCACCTTCAACGGATGGCCTGTCTCAAAAGCACGAATGTCAGTCTTTGCGACCATCGCCGCTCTCCTCGTTGCCAGCCGGAATGCCGTTTTCGGAATGCCAATATATAGGGGAAAACGCCAATAACATAAATGGGTGCCGTCGCCATGGTTTTTTAGCATGGTTTTTCGGCATCACGATGATGTCACCGGCAATATCACCCTCTGGCAACCTTCGCGTAGAAGGCCAGCACCGCCTGCTTGAAAACTCTGTCACCGACGGCGAGCATGTGATCGCGGCCCGGAATATCGAGCGCTTCGGCATTGGGCATCAGCGCCGCCAATTCCTGCGGCGAGCCGGCAATATCATCCCTGGTGCCGACGCCGATCAGCGTCGGCATGTCGAGCCTGGTGATATCCGAGCGGGCGACGAGATCGCGCGAGCCGCGGATGCAGTCGGCAAGGGCGACGCGGTCGCTTTTCGTCTGGTCGGCGAAGGCGCGGAACATGCGGCCGCGGGCATCCGTCACGTCTTCCAGCGAGAGTGCCAGCAGCGAGTCGGCGATCGGATCCCAGTCGCCGACGCCGTCGGTCATACCGATGCCGAGGCCGCCGAGCACCAGCGAACGGACGCGATGCGGATTGGCAAGGGCGGCAAAGACGGAAATGCGCGCGCCCATCGAATAGCCCATGACATTGGCTTCCGGAATGCCGAGATGATCCAGCAGCGCGATCGCATCGCCGGCCATCACCCAGGGACGATAGGCTTCGGCATCGTGCGGCTTGTCGCTTGCGCCGTGACCGCGATTGTCGATGGCGATCACCCGGTAGCCGGCATCACCGAGTGTCTTCAGCCAGCCCGGATGCACCCAGTTGACGTTTGCGGTCGAAGCAAAACCGTGGATCAACAGAACGGGCACGCCGGCCGGATCGCCCTCATCAAAGAATGCGAGTTGCAATCCGTCATGGGTGAAGCTTGAAAATACGGGCGTATTCAGGTTCATCAGGTCTTCCTTTTGGCGCGACCATAGTCGAGCGGTCTTCCATCGTGAAGCTAAAAACTGCGCCTAAAAACTGTGCCTGGCGCGGCGCTTTGGCTCTACACATTTGCGGCGAAGGCTTATAAGGTCCGCGCACATTCCAAAGCATTCGGAGAGCGACATGGCCGGCCACAATATTCCCCACTTCCAGAACGACGGCGGTCACCGGGTTATCGAAGTCGGCGTCAAGGAATTCATGTGCACCGGCGCTTCGGCCCCATTCGACCATCCGCATATCTTCATCGACATGGGTGACGACAACGAGAAGGTCTGTTCCTACTGCTCGACGCTCTATCGTTTCAATTCCGCGCTGAAGCCCAGCCAGACCAATCCGGCTGGCTGCGTTTTCCACGTGAAGGCGGCCTAACCCGCCGAGACGGATCGGATGGATAATGCCGGTCGAACATGCCGCCATCATCGGCGCCGGGATTTCAGGGCTGACCGCCGCGCTTTCGCTTTCGCGCCGGGGTATCAGCTCTGACATCTTCGAGCAGGCAGGCGAACTTGCCGACATCGGCGCCGGATTGCAGGTCTCGCCGAACGCCTCCCGTATTCTCGCCGAACTCGGTATCCTTGAAGGGCTGTCAAAGGCCTGGCTCGAGCCTGAGGCGATCCGGCTGATATCCGGCAGTTCTCTGCGCCAGCTGGCGGCGGTGCCAGCAGGCAAATTCGCGCGGCAACGCTGGGGCGCTCCCTATGGTGTCCTGCATCGCAGCACATTGCAGAAAGCGCTTCTGGCTGCGGTTGAGGCCGATCCGCTCTGCCGGCTTCACCTTGGTGTCCGGATGGACGCGACGCTGCCGCCTTTCGAGCGCGACGCCGATGTCGTCATCGGCGCCGACGGCGTCTGGTCGAAGCTCCGGCAGTCCGTTCCAGGCAGCCCCTCGCCGCGCTTTTCCGGCAATATCGCCTACCGCTTTACCATTGCCGAGGATGCGGCGCCCGGTTTCCTCGACCGGACAAGCGTTTCAGCGTTTCTCGGCGGTTCGGCGCATCTCGTCTGTTACCCCTTAAGGGAGACCGGCTGTTTCAACATGGTGGCGATCACCGCCGGCAATATCGCGCCGCAGGCCTGGCAAAGCGAACCGACGGCCGAGCAGCGTGCAGAGCTCAGGACCCGCTTTTCCGGCTGGAACGCCGCGATCGTCTCGCTGCTCGAACAACACCGGGCGCTGACCTTCTGGCCGCTGTTCGAGACCTCCGCTGGTGCCTGGCAGGACGGCCGCAAGACGGTGCTGATCGGCGACGCCGCGCATGCGATGATGCCGTTTGCCGCACAGGGAGCGGCCATGGCGATCGAAGACGCCTACGAACTTGCCGCGTTTCTTTCCAACCGTGCGGTGGCGCAGGCCCTATTACTCTTCGAAAGACATCGAGCGCCACGCATTGCCAAGCTTCGCCAGCGCGGCGCCTTCAACCGGTTTGCCTATCATGCGAAAGGGCCGATCCGGATCGGCCGCGACCTCGTGCTCGGCCTCAAGCCGCCGCAAAGCCTGGCGGCGGATCTCGACTGGATCTACGGCTATCGAGCCCTGCGCCTGCCATAAAGCAAGCGAGTTAGACGGCACTTGCGGCGGCAAACCCCCGTTCGATATCGGCCTTGAGGTCAACCACATCCTCGAGGCCGATCTGCAGGCGGATGACCGCACCATCGGTCGGGGCCTTGGCGACCGTGCGATCGTTGAGATAGGCGTGCAAGGCGAGGCTTTCAAAGCCGCCCCAGGAATAGCCGAGACCGAAAATCCGCAGCGCATCGAGAAAGGCATGCGCCTTTGCTCGGGACTTCTCGGGGCCATCGGCGGCAAGCACGAAGGAAAAGATACCGCTGGCGCCCTTGAAATCGCGCTTCCAGAGATGGTGAGAGGGAAAGCTCGGCAGGGCCGGATGCAGCACGCGGGCAACGTCCTCCCTGCCCTCCAGCCATTCTGCGATATCAAGCGCGCTTTCATAGTGCCGCTCGAGGCGCAGGCCCATGGTACGCAATCCGCGCAGGATCTGGTAGGCGTCATCGGGTGCGCCGCAGATGCCGAGCACACCGTTTGCTTCCTTCAGGCGCTCCCAGTGTGCGGCATTGGCCGACACCGTTCCGAGCAGGATATCGGAATGGCCGGACGGATATTTCGTCGATGCGTGGATCGAGATGTCGACGCCGTGATCGAGCGGCCGGAAATAGAGCGGTGTCGCCCAGGTATTGTCCATCATGACGACGGCGCCGTGGCGATGCGCAACCGCCGAGATTGCCGGAATATCCTGCATCTCAAAGGTGTTGGAGCCGGGAGCTTCGGTGTGAACAAGCTTGGTGTTCGGCCGGAACAGGCCCTCGATGCCGGCGCCGATCGCCGGATCGTAATATTCCACCTCGACGCCAAGACGCTTCAACATCGTGTCGCAGAAATGGCGCGTCGGGCCGTAGACCGAATCGACGACGAGCGCATGGTCGCCGGCAGCGACGAAACCCAGGAACGGAATGGTGACCGCCGCAAGGCCCGAGGGGACGAGGATCGTGCCGGCCGAGCCTTCGAGCGCATCGATCGCTTCGCAGAGCGCATCCGTCGTCGGGGTACCGCGCGTTCCGTAGGTATATTTCTGCGAGCGCGTCTCCATCGTCCGCGCATTCGGGAACAACACTGTCGAGGCATGCACGACCGGCGGATTGACGAAGCCGTGATAGTCGAAGGGGTCGTTGCCGATATGGGTCAGGCGGGTGTTGATGCCGGCGTTCTGCAGCAAGCTGTCTTTGTCTTTCATCTCGGAAATAGCCTTTGGCGAGGGGCACGAAACCAGACTTTTGGACGCCCCGCCGTGTCCGGTCAACCCCTTGACGATCGGTTGCGGGCGACCCTTGGGAATGATGGAATTTCCGAATTTCGCGTTATTTTTCCGCAATGGGACGCCTATTTCATAATCAACCGCCCTCGAATGCGGCGCAATCTGCCAAAAATCTGAATTTTGCCGCAATTATTGATGGCGACACTTGACCATGGTGACATTTGCGACTGTGATAGGGCACTCGCGCCGGGAGGGTGTCGAGACAATGGGGGCGGCAGGTTCTTCCGCCGGAACTCCCCACAAGAAAATATAAGACAACGGAAAAGGTTGGGAAAAATGAAGAACAAGCTTCTGTCCGCCGCTCTCGGCGCAGCAGTTTTCGCTCTTGGCGCCTCGGCTGCCTCGGCCACGACACTCACCGATGTAAAGGCTAAGGGTTTCGTTCAGTGCGGCGTCAATACCGGCCTTACCGGCTTTGCCGCACCTGACGCTTCCGGCAATTGGGCTGGCTTCGACGTCGACTTCTGCAAGGCCGTCGCTTCGGCCGTCTTCGGCGACCCCACCAAGGTGAAGTACACACCGACAAATGCGAAGGAGCGCTTCACGGCACTGCAGTCCGGCGAAATCGACGTTCTCTCGCGCAATACGACCTGGACGATCAATCGCGACACAGCGCTCGGCTTCAATTTCCGTCCTGTCACCTATTATGACGGTCAGGGTTTCATGGTGCGCAAGAGCCTGAACGTGAAGTCGGCGCTGGAACTTTCCGGCGCCGCAATCTGCGTGCAGTCGGGCACGACCACGGAACTGAACCTCGCCGATTACTTCAAGACGAACAATCTGCAGTACAATCCGGTCGTCTTCGAAAATCTTCCTGAGGTCAACGCGGCCTACGACGCCGGTCGTTGCGACGTTTACACGACCGACCAATCCGGTCTCTATTCACTGCGATTGACGCTTAAGAATCCCGACGAACATGTCATTCTTCCTGAGATCATCTCGAAGGAGCCGCTTGGCCCGGCCGTCCGCCAGGGTGACGATCAGTGGTTCGATATCGTTTCCTGGACGGCTTATGCGCTGATCAATGCCGAAGAGTTCGGCATTACCCAGGCAAATGTCGACGAGATGAAGAACTCGCCGAACCCTGACATCAAGCGCTTCCTTGGCAGCGAGGCCGATACCAAGATCGGCACCGATCTCGGCCTGACCAATGAGTGGGCCTACAACGTCATCAAGGGCGTCGGCAACTATGGCGAAATCTTCGAGCGCAATATCGGCCAGGGTAGCCCGCTCAAGATCGCACGCGGTTTGAATGCTCTCTGGAACAAGGGCGGCATCCAGTACGCACCGCCGGTTCGTTAATCGAACTCTGGCATAAAATCCGGGATGGCGGCCAAGCCGCCCTCCCATCTTCCAAAAAGCAAAAAGAAAGCCCGATAACGGGCACAAGGGGATTGGCGCGGCATGACGCATGAGGCTGTGGATTCGACACCTTTGCATAGCACCGGCTTGACTTTGCGGTCGGCAATGTACGACCCGAAATACCGGAGCATATTTTTCCAGGTTCTAACAATCGTTGTCCTCGTCGCGTTTGTGTGGTGGGTGGCCCACAACACGGCGGTGAACCTTGCCCGCAGCAATACGGCATCGGGTTTCGGCTTTCTTCGCGGTCGCGCCGGTTTCGAAATCGGCCAATCGCTGATCAGCTTTTCGAGCGACTCGACCTATGCGCGCGCACTTGTCGTCGGCATTCTGAATACCTTGCTGGTGGCGGTGACCGGTATATTCACGGCGACCATCATCGGCTTCCTGATCGGGATCGGCCGGCTGTCGCACAACTGGCTGATTGCCAAGCTCTGCACGGTCTATGTCGAAATCTTCCGCAACATTCCGCCGTTGCTCGTCATCTTTTTCTGGTATCTCGGCGTTCTCTCCGTCTTGCCACAGCCGCGCGAGTCGGTGGGTCTGCCGTTCAGCATGTTCCTCAACAACAGAGGACTAGCCTTCCCGAAGCCGATCTTCGAGACAGGCATGATTGCGGTCGGGATCGCCCTGGTGATCGGGATTGTTGTCGCCATCGTCATGGCGCGCTGGGCCCATAAGCGCCAAGCGGCCACCGGCCAGCCGTTCCACACGGTATGGGCGTCGATCGCGCTGATCCTCGGCTTGCCATTGCTGGTCTTCGTTGTCTCCGGCTTTCCGCTCAGCTTCGACTTTCCCGTCGCTGGAAAGTTCAACCTGACGGGCGGCTCCGTCGTCGGCCCCGAATTCATATCGCTGTTTCTCGCTCTGTCCTTTTATACCGCCTCGTTCATCGCCGAGATCGTTCGCGGCGGCATTCGCGGCGTTCCAAAGGGCCAATCCGAAGCAGCCGGCGCGTTGGGGCTGCATCCATCGAGCGTGACGAGACTTGTCGTGGTGCCACAGGCGCTGCGCATCATCATCCCGCCGCTGACCAGCCAGTATTTAAACCTGACCAAGAACTCCTCACTCGCCATCGCGATCGGCTTTTCGGATCTTGTTGCCGTCGGCGGCACGATCCTCAACCAGAGCGGTCAAGCGATCGAGGTCGTTTGCATCTGGGGTATCGTCTATCTCAGCTTGAGCATTCTCACGTCGCTGTTCATGAATTGGTTCAATGCCAAGATGGCACTGGTGGAGAGATAAAATGTCGATCACCGATCAATCCTTCGTCAGAACGTCAATCCTTGCCGCCGAGCCGCCTCCGCGCGGAGAAAGGGGGGCCGGCGCCTGGATACGCCGTAATCTCCTTGCTACCCCGAAGGACGTGATCCTGACGATCCTGGCTCTTGCGCTGATCGCATGGGCGGTGCCGCATCTCGTCAACTGGCTATTCATCCAGGCCGTTTGGTTCGGGCCGGACCGCACATTCTGCGCGACGACGATCCAGGGCGGCATCCAGCCTGACGGCTGGAGTGGCGCATGCTGGGCCTTCATCAGCGCCAAGTACGATCAGTTTATCTTCGGCCGCTATCCGCTCAGTGAGCGTTGGAGGCCGGCGATCGTCGGGATCCTCTTCATTCTGCTTCTGCTTCCGATGCTTATCCCGTCGGCACCGCGCAAGGGCCTGAACGCCATTCTTCTATTCGCCGCCCTGCCGATCATCGCCTTCTGGCTTCTTCATGGGGGGTACGGCCTCGAAGTGGTAGAGACACCGCTCTGGGGCGGGTTGATGGTGACGCTCGTTCTGTCCTTTGTCGGTATTGCCGTTTCCTTACCCTGCGGCATTCTGCTTGCGCTGGGACGCCGTTCGAAGATGCCCGTCATCCGCATGCTCTGCGTTACTTTCATCGAGGTCATTCGAGGCGTTCCGCTGATCACGGTTCTGTTCATGGCAAGCGTGATGCTGCCGCTTTTCCTGCCCACAGGCTGGAACGTAGACAAACTCCTGCGCGCGGTGATCGGTGTTTCAATTTTCACGTCGGCCTATATGGCGGAAGTGATCCGCGGCGGCCTTCAAGCGATCCCGAAGGGACAGTTCGAAGGCGCAGATTCGCTTGGCCTCGGCTATTGGCAGAAGACCCGGCTGATCATCATGCCGCAGGCCATCAAGCTGGTGATCCCGAGCATCGTGAACACCTTCATCGGAACGTTCAAGGACACATCGCTGGTCACCATTATCGGCATGTTCGATCTGCTCGGTATCGTCAAGCTGAACTTCTCCGATGCCAACTGGGCAAGCGCCGTCACGCCGATCACCGGC contains these protein-coding regions:
- the clpS gene encoding ATP-dependent Clp protease adapter ClpS — translated: MIAKPIRMQNDGERNGENGNRTSVITRTKPKTKKPNLYRVLLLNDDYTPMEFVIHILERFFQKDRESATRIMLHVHNHGVGECGIFTYEVAETKVSQVMDFARQHQHPLQCVMEKK
- a CDS encoding phasin family protein, whose protein sequence is MFNFDDANRKSKEAVDTALKTYSDTTKGFQAIAAEAADYSKKSFQDAVTHFETLAGVKSFEAAFELQSNYVKAYFEGFVSETTKLGEMYADLAKSAYKPYEAPVAAAVAKTTKPAPISTPAAA
- a CDS encoding DUF3126 family protein codes for the protein MKPEEIKKLDAYFKRTLNPQVVVKARPRKDDSAEVYLGEEFLGLVYVDDEDGDRSYNFSMAILDVDL
- the cysE gene encoding serine O-acetyltransferase — encoded protein: MVAKTDIRAFETGHPLKVMDPIWDSLREEARLAAERDPVLAAFLYATVINHRSLEECVIHRICERLDHPDIQATLLRQTFEEMLLDWPEWSTILRVDIQAIYDRDPACLRFMEAVLYFKGFHALQTHRLAHWLLNRGRRDFALYLQSRSSSVFQTDINPAARIGKGIFLDHATGLVVGETAVIGDNVSILHGVTLGGTGKEGADRHPKIGSGVMIGAGAKILGNIEIGFCSRVAAGSVVLKAVPPKKTVAGVPAKVVGEAGCSEPSRNMDQVIGADI
- a CDS encoding alpha/beta fold hydrolase, with the translated sequence MNLNTPVFSSFTHDGLQLAFFDEGDPAGVPVLLIHGFASTANVNWVHPGWLKTLGDAGYRVIAIDNRGHGASDKPHDAEAYRPWVMAGDAIALLDHLGIPEANVMGYSMGARISVFAALANPHRVRSLVLGGLGIGMTDGVGDWDPIADSLLALSLEDVTDARGRMFRAFADQTKSDRVALADCIRGSRDLVARSDITRLDMPTLIGVGTRDDIAGSPQELAALMPNAEALDIPGRDHMLAVGDRVFKQAVLAFYAKVARG
- a CDS encoding zinc-finger domain-containing protein, with the translated sequence MAGHNIPHFQNDGGHRVIEVGVKEFMCTGASAPFDHPHIFIDMGDDNEKVCSYCSTLYRFNSALKPSQTNPAGCVFHVKAA
- a CDS encoding FAD-dependent monooxygenase, with translation MPVEHAAIIGAGISGLTAALSLSRRGISSDIFEQAGELADIGAGLQVSPNASRILAELGILEGLSKAWLEPEAIRLISGSSLRQLAAVPAGKFARQRWGAPYGVLHRSTLQKALLAAVEADPLCRLHLGVRMDATLPPFERDADVVIGADGVWSKLRQSVPGSPSPRFSGNIAYRFTIAEDAAPGFLDRTSVSAFLGGSAHLVCYPLRETGCFNMVAITAGNIAPQAWQSEPTAEQRAELRTRFSGWNAAIVSLLEQHRALTFWPLFETSAGAWQDGRKTVLIGDAAHAMMPFAAQGAAMAIEDAYELAAFLSNRAVAQALLLFERHRAPRIAKLRQRGAFNRFAYHAKGPIRIGRDLVLGLKPPQSLAADLDWIYGYRALRLP
- a CDS encoding cystathionine beta-lyase: MKDKDSLLQNAGINTRLTHIGNDPFDYHGFVNPPVVHASTVLFPNARTMETRSQKYTYGTRGTPTTDALCEAIDALEGSAGTILVPSGLAAVTIPFLGFVAAGDHALVVDSVYGPTRHFCDTMLKRLGVEVEYYDPAIGAGIEGLFRPNTKLVHTEAPGSNTFEMQDIPAISAVAHRHGAVVMMDNTWATPLYFRPLDHGVDISIHASTKYPSGHSDILLGTVSANAAHWERLKEANGVLGICGAPDDAYQILRGLRTMGLRLERHYESALDIAEWLEGREDVARVLHPALPSFPSHHLWKRDFKGASGIFSFVLAADGPEKSRAKAHAFLDALRIFGLGYSWGGFESLALHAYLNDRTVAKAPTDGAVIRLQIGLEDVVDLKADIERGFAAASAV
- a CDS encoding amino acid ABC transporter substrate-binding protein; this encodes MKNKLLSAALGAAVFALGASAASATTLTDVKAKGFVQCGVNTGLTGFAAPDASGNWAGFDVDFCKAVASAVFGDPTKVKYTPTNAKERFTALQSGEIDVLSRNTTWTINRDTALGFNFRPVTYYDGQGFMVRKSLNVKSALELSGAAICVQSGTTTELNLADYFKTNNLQYNPVVFENLPEVNAAYDAGRCDVYTTDQSGLYSLRLTLKNPDEHVILPEIISKEPLGPAVRQGDDQWFDIVSWTAYALINAEEFGITQANVDEMKNSPNPDIKRFLGSEADTKIGTDLGLTNEWAYNVIKGVGNYGEIFERNIGQGSPLKIARGLNALWNKGGIQYAPPVR
- a CDS encoding amino acid ABC transporter permease; protein product: MTHEAVDSTPLHSTGLTLRSAMYDPKYRSIFFQVLTIVVLVAFVWWVAHNTAVNLARSNTASGFGFLRGRAGFEIGQSLISFSSDSTYARALVVGILNTLLVAVTGIFTATIIGFLIGIGRLSHNWLIAKLCTVYVEIFRNIPPLLVIFFWYLGVLSVLPQPRESVGLPFSMFLNNRGLAFPKPIFETGMIAVGIALVIGIVVAIVMARWAHKRQAATGQPFHTVWASIALILGLPLLVFVVSGFPLSFDFPVAGKFNLTGGSVVGPEFISLFLALSFYTASFIAEIVRGGIRGVPKGQSEAAGALGLHPSSVTRLVVVPQALRIIIPPLTSQYLNLTKNSSLAIAIGFSDLVAVGGTILNQSGQAIEVVCIWGIVYLSLSILTSLFMNWFNAKMALVER
- a CDS encoding amino acid ABC transporter permease, which produces MSITDQSFVRTSILAAEPPPRGERGAGAWIRRNLLATPKDVILTILALALIAWAVPHLVNWLFIQAVWFGPDRTFCATTIQGGIQPDGWSGACWAFISAKYDQFIFGRYPLSERWRPAIVGILFILLLLPMLIPSAPRKGLNAILLFAALPIIAFWLLHGGYGLEVVETPLWGGLMVTLVLSFVGIAVSLPCGILLALGRRSKMPVIRMLCVTFIEVIRGVPLITVLFMASVMLPLFLPTGWNVDKLLRAVIGVSIFTSAYMAEVIRGGLQAIPKGQFEGADSLGLGYWQKTRLIIMPQAIKLVIPSIVNTFIGTFKDTSLVTIIGMFDLLGIVKLNFSDANWASAVTPITGLIFAGFIFWLFCFGMSRYSGFMERHLDTGHKR